A DNA window from Pseudarthrobacter sp. W1I19 contains the following coding sequences:
- a CDS encoding DUF4041 domain-containing protein: MTTADLVFNPPPGWPQPPASWRPPTGWTPDPSWPAPPPGWQLWLPSGDSPSPASTEPGPESSPSKEEPTVSSVAARVAFLEAENELLRRQLSDATDASTPYVELDDARVLQEVGIYRYHHPLENAASFRDRLDEVEGRIAELVKAGHAIVKSNLFTFNNSLAKGRRMTDDLAKLMLRAYNAEADNSIRSLKLGNVVTAKRRLDASRMAIAKLGALMEMHISDDFHALRVEEIELTADWLMKKQEEKEAEREEKARLREERRVERELAEERARLDKERAHLLNALNAMRASGQGDADLERRLELIDEAIAQNDFRAANIRAGYVYVISNRGAFGDDVVKIGLTRRLEPAERVAELSGASVPFRFDIHTLFFSEDAVTLENELHKHFATKAVNQANPRKEFFFATPAEVRDVLVEKVGNLLEFSEQADATEYLQSIEYWPDRPSQEPTVSSLPIAKQ; this comes from the coding sequence ATGACGACGGCTGATCTGGTTTTCAATCCGCCTCCTGGCTGGCCCCAACCCCCCGCGTCCTGGCGGCCACCGACAGGCTGGACGCCGGACCCCTCGTGGCCGGCACCCCCGCCAGGATGGCAACTCTGGCTGCCATCAGGAGATTCGCCCTCCCCGGCCAGCACGGAGCCGGGACCTGAATCATCACCGAGCAAAGAGGAACCCACCGTATCTTCAGTGGCTGCACGGGTTGCATTTCTTGAGGCAGAAAATGAACTTCTTCGGCGGCAACTCTCCGATGCTACCGACGCATCCACTCCATACGTTGAACTCGACGACGCGCGAGTGCTCCAGGAAGTCGGCATTTACCGGTATCACCACCCGCTTGAGAATGCGGCATCGTTTCGTGACCGGCTAGACGAGGTGGAAGGGCGAATCGCGGAACTGGTTAAAGCCGGGCATGCGATCGTGAAGTCGAATCTGTTCACCTTCAACAATTCCCTCGCCAAGGGCCGGCGCATGACCGATGACCTAGCCAAACTAATGCTTCGCGCCTATAACGCCGAGGCGGACAACAGCATCAGATCCTTAAAGCTAGGCAATGTTGTCACGGCGAAGCGTCGCCTCGATGCGTCCCGCATGGCAATCGCAAAACTGGGCGCGCTAATGGAAATGCACATCAGTGATGACTTCCACGCTCTGCGCGTCGAAGAAATCGAGCTCACTGCCGACTGGCTCATGAAGAAGCAGGAGGAGAAAGAAGCAGAACGAGAGGAAAAGGCTCGTCTGCGCGAGGAACGCCGCGTCGAACGCGAACTCGCCGAGGAACGGGCCCGGCTCGACAAGGAACGCGCCCACCTCCTTAATGCTCTCAACGCGATGCGAGCATCCGGTCAGGGGGATGCCGATCTCGAGCGGAGGCTCGAGCTTATCGACGAAGCCATCGCTCAGAACGACTTCCGGGCAGCTAACATACGCGCCGGCTACGTTTACGTGATCTCCAACCGCGGAGCCTTTGGCGATGACGTCGTCAAGATTGGCCTGACACGGCGGCTCGAACCCGCGGAACGCGTCGCGGAGCTCAGCGGCGCATCAGTACCGTTCCGCTTCGACATCCACACTCTTTTCTTCTCTGAAGATGCAGTCACCCTGGAAAACGAGCTCCATAAGCATTTCGCGACGAAGGCCGTGAACCAGGCCAATCCACGGAAGGAGTTCTTCTTCGCCACCCCAGCTGAGGTGCGGGACGTACTGGTAGAAAAAGTCGGGAACCTTCTGGAATTCAGCGAACAAGCGGACGCTACCGAATACCTTCAATCCATCGAGTACTGGCCGGACCGGCCTTCCCAAGAACCGACGGTTTCATCACTGCCCATCGCTAAGCAATAG
- a CDS encoding GntR family transcriptional regulator, which translates to MIRITPSTQSAPEIAYEWLKSYIAELPRDEESFLNEAVLAKSTGTSRTPVREALLRLEAEGFVKRVPHKGAYVPPISDPEVRAILQARSVVEKWAVLGLGDVLEGQLDALQRLIDQQRDAQDEPARFIELDTEFHTLMVRAGGNPILADFYSSLRQRQLRIGVLAVTQGTGRAEQVLREHQMIVDALRTRSVESTHEAIDAHLDSTRLAIIGY; encoded by the coding sequence ATGATCCGAATAACCCCGTCCACCCAGTCAGCACCAGAGATAGCTTATGAGTGGTTGAAAAGCTATATAGCAGAGCTGCCGCGCGATGAAGAGTCCTTCCTTAACGAAGCTGTCCTGGCAAAGTCCACAGGAACTTCGCGTACCCCGGTCCGCGAAGCACTGCTCCGGCTTGAGGCTGAAGGATTCGTCAAGCGCGTCCCCCATAAAGGTGCGTACGTTCCGCCGATATCAGACCCTGAGGTCCGTGCGATTCTCCAAGCGCGTTCCGTGGTGGAGAAGTGGGCCGTCCTCGGGCTCGGCGATGTACTTGAAGGGCAACTCGACGCACTACAGCGCCTCATCGACCAACAGAGGGACGCTCAGGACGAGCCAGCCCGGTTCATTGAACTGGACACCGAATTCCACACCCTGATGGTCCGCGCAGGCGGCAACCCGATCCTTGCCGACTTCTATTCTTCTCTCCGGCAGCGCCAGCTCCGCATCGGTGTCCTGGCCGTCACCCAGGGCACCGGTCGCGCCGAACAAGTCCTCCGTGAGCACCAGATGATCGTGGATGCATTGCGGACGCGCAGTGTCGAGTCGACGCATGAAGCCATTGACGCGCATTTGGACTCCACCCGGCTGGCGATCATCGGTTACTGA